A genomic window from Rhea pennata isolate bPtePen1 chromosome 12, bPtePen1.pri, whole genome shotgun sequence includes:
- the RAD54L2 gene encoding helicase ARIP4 isoform X1, whose amino-acid sequence MSDESISGSDPDLDPDLEQEDMEEEEEEDEEEAMEEDNDGDDEEDLLDESDQPQEAVFSSDHVEHSEDGEWQRSTSTTSSQSERAERLLQNQHKSLASEDTKKKRAQKPSHMRRNIRKLLREDQLEAVTKAAQQEELERRKRLEQQRKDYPATIPTVPIEFLPEDIVFRTAEATQLPPQVLAEEVICLDSTSSGSEDDAKGKNSIKDEVIELSSGEDDALQIVDSSDSGNEGEEDGSEESSGSHVNDALNQSDALGQVIVNINHPPNEEDIFLAPQLAHAVKPHQIGGIRFLYDNLVESLERFKTSSGFGCILAHSMGLGKTIQVISFLDVLFRHTEAKTVLAIVPVNTLQNWLAEFNMWLPAPENLPADYNSKEVQPRTFKVHILNDEHKTTAARAKVVNDWVIEGGVLLMGYEMYRLLSLKKSFATGRKKKTKKQAGPVIIDLDEEDRQQELLKGIEKALSRPGPDVVICDEGHRIKNCHASTSQALKNIRSRRRVVLTGYPLQNNLIEYWCMVDFVRPDFLGSRQEFSNMFERPILNGQCIDSTPQDVRLMRYRSHVLHSLLEGFVQRRGHNVLKVQLPSKEEHVILVRLSKIQRALYTEFMNRFRDAGNSGWLGLNPLKAFCVCCKIWNHPDVLYEALQKENLANEQDLDVDDLGTASTNSRCQPQGIKVKTESNALASPVGEATNSKFLQSVGFNPFQERANQVVTYEWAKDILCDYQTGVLENSPKMVLLFHLVEESVKLGDKILVFSQSLSTLSVIEEFLAKRPMPSPPGSDGGVHNWVRNINYYRLDGSTSASERERLINQFNDPSNTSVWLFLLSTRAGCLGVNLIGANRVVVFDASWNPCHDAQAVCRVYRYGQKKPCHIYRLVSDYTLEKKIYDRQISKQGMSDRVVDDLNPVLNFTRREVENLLHFVEEESDPTQLSLNPSKMKESVLQLACLKYPHLITKEPFQHESLLIDRKEHKLTKAEKKAAKKSYEEEKRASVPYTRPSYAQYYPASDQSLTSIPAFSQRNWRPALKGEDKPVASVRPVQSTPIPMMPRHVPMGGAGSASSSNPAVNFPINYLQRAGVLVQKIVTTTDIVIPGTNTSTDVQARISAGESIHIIRGTKGTYIRTSDGRIFAIRTSGKPKGSEDRRTAASGSQSSSLESTSNGRHSASSPQLPSAEELTRPISPDSPEIISELQQYAEAAAARESRHSSPSTNAAQGHPARTDNTTSLAARGAEQRAGIHCMAPSVSSALPATSQHVDAHSVLDLRGNKRKSTSPSAPEEQARRQQKKRQLPSSMQPYEHGYPVSGGFAMPPVSLNHNLTHPFASQPGNSLYMGTGSSYYQLPNLLPDPHLVFPVTTDPLLTAGTASSSAATSATASVPSFMLNPSLTGVLPNYSLPFTQSLLPEPRMFAPFPAPVLPSSLPRSMASAYPGYMSPHSGYPAGGLLRSQVPQFEPQEVPEVGCSSNDEDKDDDVIEITGK is encoded by the exons ACCAACCCCAGGAAGCAGTGTTCAGCAGTGACCATGTTGAACACTCGGAGGATGGAGAATGGCAGCGCTCTACTTCAACTACCTCATCTCAGAGTGAGCGGGCAGAGCGACTCTTGCAGAACCAGCACAAGAGCCTGGCCTCTGAGGACACCAAAAAGAAGAGGGCTCAGAAACCTTCTCACATGCGGAGGAACATAAG AAAGCTGTTGCGTGAGGACCAACTGGAAGCTGTGACAAAAGCAGCCCAGCAGGAAGAgttggagagaaggaaaaggctaGAGCAGCAGCGCAAGGATTATCCAGCCACTATTCCTACTGTACCCATAGAGTTTCTTCCTG AGGACATCGTTTTCAGAACAGCAGAGGCTACCCAGCTCCCCCCTCAGGTCCTGGCCGAGGAAGTGATCTGCCTAGATAGTACCAGCAGTGGCAGCGAAGATGAtgctaaagggaaaaatagcattaaagATG AGGTGATCGAGTTGAGTTCAGGAGAGGACGATGCCCTCCAGATTGTAGACAGCAGCGATTCTGGCAATGAAGGGGAGGAGGATGGCAGTGAAGAGAGCAGTGGCTCTCATGTGAATGATGCCTTAAATCAGTCAGATGCTCTGGGGCAAGTCATTGTCAACATCAACCATCCACCAAATGAGGAGGACATTTTTCTGGCTCCCCAGCTTGCACATGCAGTAAAACCTCATCAG atTGGTGGAATCAGATTCCTGTATGACAACTTGGTGGAGTCCTTGGAGAGATTTAAAACCAGCAGCGGGTTTGGGTGTATTTTAGCACATAGCATGGGCCTGGGCAAGACCATACAGGTCATCTCTTTCTTGGATGTACTTTTTCGGCACACAGAGGCAAAGACTGTTCTTGCCATTGTACCT GTGAATACGCTCCAAAACTGGTTAGCAGAATTCAACATGTGGCTCCCAGCACCTGAAAACCTTCCTGCTGATTATAACTCCAAAGAAGTCCAGCCTCGCACCTTCAAAGTCCACATCCTGAATGATGAACACAA gacAACAGCCGCACGTGCAAAGGTGGTGAATGACTGGGTGATAGAGGGTGGTGTGCTGCTGATGGGATATGAGATGTACCGTCTCCTCTCACTGAAGAAGTCCTTTGCCACtggcaggaagaagaaaacaaagaaacaagctGGCCCAGTTATTATTGACTTGGATGAGGAAGATCGGCAGCAAGAGCTTCTGAAAG GGATTGAAAAGGCTTTGTCTCGCCCTGGCCCAGATGTGGTCATTTGTGATGAGGGGCACCGGATAAAGAACTGCCATGCCAGCACTTCGCAGGCCCTGAAGAACATCCGCTCCCGCCGCCGAGTGGTGCTGACTGGCTACCCACTCCAGAACAACCTTATTGAGTATTGGTGCATGGTAGACTTTGTCCGACCTGACTTTCTAGGCTCGCGGCAGGAATTCAGCAACATGTTTGAGCGCCCCATCCTGAATGGGCAGTGTATTGACAGCACCCCTCAAGACGTCCGTCTCATGAGGTATCGCAGTCATGTGCTGCATAGCCTACTGGAGGGCTTTGTGCAACG GCGAGGCCACAATGTGTTAAAAGTTCAGCTCCCCTCTAAGGAAGAACATGTAATTTTGGTACGTTTATCAAAGATCCAGCGAGCCCTTTATACGGAGTTCATGAACCGGTTCCGCGATGCAGGCAACAGTGGCTGGCTGGGATTGAACCCACTCAAAGCTTTCTGCGTCTGTTGTAAG ATCTGGAACCACCCAGATGTGTTGTATGAAGCTCTTCAAAAGGAGAATCTGGCAAATGAGCAGGATTTGGATGTAGATGACCTTGGCACAGCAAGTACTAATTCCCGCTGCCAGCCTCAGGGAATTAAAGTCAAAACAGAAAGTAATGCTTTGGCATCACCAGTTGGAGAAGCTACCAATAGCAAGTTTCTGCAGAGCGTTGGCTTCAACCCTTTTCAGGAGAGAGCGAATCAGGTTGTTACTTATGAGTGG GCCAAAGACATCTTGTGTGATTACCAGACAGGAGTCTTGGAGAACTCACCCAAGATGGTGTTACTGTTCCACTTAGTGGAGGAGAGTGTGAAGCTTGGAGACAAGATCTTGGTTTTCAG CCAGAGCTTGTCCACCTTATCTGTCATTGAAGAGTTTTTGGCAAAGAGACCAATGCCGAGTCCTCCAGGCTCAGATGGTGGAGTTCACAACTGGGTCCGAAACATCAACTATTACA GACTGGATGGCAGCACCTCTGCCTCGGAAAGGGAACGCCTGATTAACCAGTTCAATGACCCAAGCAACACGTCTGTCTGGCTCTTCTTGCTGTCCACACG TGCTGGGTGTTTGGGTGTCAACCTCATTGGAGCAAACAGAGTGGTGGTGTTTGACGCTTCTTGGAACCCGTGCCATGACGCCCAAGCCGTGTGCCGAGTGTACCGCTACGGACAGAAGAAGCCATGCCACATTTACAGGCTGGTTTCTGATTACACGCTCGAGAAGAAGATCTACGACCGTCAGATCTCCAAGCAAGGCATGTCAG ATCGGGTGGTAGATGATCTGAACCCAGTGCTGAACTTTACCCGTCGGGAGGTGGAGAACCTGCTACATTTTGTAGAAGAGGAATCTGACCCTACTCAGCTCTCCCTCAATCCAAGCAAGATGAAGGAGTCTGTTCTACAATTAGCCTGTCTCAAGTATCCTCACCTCATCACCAAG GAGCCTTTTCAGCATGAGTCACTGCTGATTGACCGCAAAGAGCACAAACTGAccaaggcagagaagaaagcagccAAGAAGAGCTACGAAGAGGAGAAGCGAGCATCCGTCCCCTACACCCGGCCGTCCTACGCACAGTATTACCCAGCCAGTGACCAGAGTCTGACAAGTATCCCTGCCTTTAGCCAGAGGAACTG GCGACCAGCCCTCAAGGGTGAGGACAAGCCGGTAGCAAGCGTCCGCCCAGTTCAATCCACCCCCATTCCTATGATGCCCCGGCATGTCCCCATGGGCGGTGCAGGATCAGCCTCGAGTTCCAATCCTGCTGTCAACTTCCCCATCAACTATCTCCAGCGAGCTGGTGTCCTCGTGCAGAAGATTGTCACCACCACAG ATATTGTGATTCCGGGTACAAACACGTCCACTGATGTACAGGCGAGAATCAGTGCTGGCGAGAGCATCCACATCATCCGAGGGACTAAAG GGACATACATCCGGACCAGCGATGGGCGGATTTTTGCTATCCGGACCAGTGGGAAGCCAAAGGGCAGTGAAGACCGTCGGACGGCTGCCTCAG GCTCCCAGAGCTCTTCGCTGGAGTCCACGAGCAACGGCAGACACAGTGCCTCATCACCGCAGCTCCCCAGCGCAGAGGAGCTCACTCGGCCCATATCCCCTGACAGCCCCGAGATCATCAGCGAGCTGCAGCAGTACGCAGAGGCGGCGGCTGCCCGCGAGTCCCGGCACAGCTCTCCCAGCACCAACGCAGCACAGGGCCACCCTGCCCGCACGGACAACACGACCAGCTTGGCAGCCCGAGGAGCTGAGCAGCGCGCAGGGATTCACTGCATGGCTCCCTCTGTGTCTTCGGCCCTGCCAGCCACCAGCCAGCACGTCGATGCCCACTCGGTGTTGGACTTACGGGGCAACAAGCGCAAGTCGACCTCACCGTCAGCTCCGGAGGAACAAGCCCGCAGGCAGCAGAAAAAACGCCAGTTGCCATCGTCCATGCAGCCGTACGAACACGGGTACCCCGTCTCTGGTGGGTTCGCCATGCCTCCTGTCTCTCTAAACCACAACCTAACCCATCCATTTGCCTCCCAGCCAGGAAACTCCTTATACATGGGTACTGGCTCCTCTTACTACCAGCTGCCCAATTTACTCCCAGACCCTCATCTGGTGTTCCCTGTGACTACTGACCCTCTGCTGACAGCCGGCACCgccagctcttctgctgctaCCTCAGCCACCGCCAGCGTCCCCTCATTCATGCTAAACCCTTCTCTGACGGGGGTGCTGCCCAATTACTCGCTTCCCTTCACGCAGTCACTCCTGCCCGAGCCCAGGATGTTTGCTCCTTTCCCAGCCCCTGTCTTGCCTAGCAGCCTTCCCAGGAGCATGGCATCTGCCTACCCTGGCTACATGTCCCCTCACTCGGGCTACCCGGCCGGGGGCCTCCTTCGGTCCCAGGTGCCTCAGTTTGAACCCCAGGAGGTCCCGGAGGTGGGATGCAGCTCCAATGACGAGGACAAAGACGACGATGTTATAGAGATCACAGGGAAATAA